From Archaeoglobus sulfaticallidus PM70-1:
ATAACACCCAAATAATCAGAATAGGCTCCAATTACCCCCAGTAATATTAAATCTACAGCAAGAGTCGCAATCATTAGTATGACAACCTCCGCTCCCCTACGGATCAGTGGTTTCAACACACCAATATATATCACCAGCCCCAGCAAGCCACCAGCTACAAATGTGATTGGAATCGACGCATACGGGTGTATTCCGTAAAGTCTGAAAAGCGTTAGAGCTACATAGCTCCCAAAGACTGCAAAAGACCCTTGGGCGAAATTTGGCACAGCTGTTGTGATATAGGTCATTGTCAGTCCTATGCTAAGCAGTACAAGTAAATTTGAGTAGATTATCGCTCCTTCCATTACTGACATAAACCGCAATTTAACCAAAAGTTTTTAAAGTTTTAGGTTATTTGATACCACATGTCACTCAGAAAATTAGTTTTGGTAATAGCCATCGCAGCGTTGCTGATGGCTTGCGCCCAGCAGGCAGAGAAGCCAGTCCCGACACCTGCTGAGAAAACACCGACTGCAGAGAACACTCCAGAAGTGAAAGAGGTTGAAATTCCAATTGGTGTGCTTGTTGACCTATCTGGACCGCTTACAACATATGGTGAAGATATAAAAGCTACGGTAGAAATAGCCAAAGATGAGATCAACAAGTACTTTGAGGAGAAAGGTAAGCCATACAGGGTAAAGGTATATGTTGAAGATACGAGAGTTGATCCAAAAGTCGCTCTGGATAAGGTTCAGGCATTGCATGGAAAGGGAGTGAGGCTTATAATTGGCCCAATGGGTAGTGGTGAGGTCAAGAACATCGCAGATTATGTTACCGCTAATAAGATAATAATAATATCACCTTCATCAACGGCGATACCACAGCTCCTCGGTATTACAAAGCCTGAGGAGAAGAAGTTCATATTCAGATTCGTCGCACCGGATACATTCCAGACCAAGGCAATAGCCAAGGAGGTTCAGGAGCTTGGAATTAAGGGCGTTGTTATAACATATGTCGGCAACGCCTGGGGTAAGGGTTTGGCCGATGCTGCAAAGCCGTTGTTTGAGGAATACGGTATTGAGGTTGCAAAGGTTGTCGAATATCCAGATCCACCACCAGCAGACTTCTCACAGTACATAAACGCAATTGAAGATGGTATCAAGAATCTTGCTGATAAGTACGGCACAGAAAAAATTGCTGTTGTTGCTTTCAGCTATGAGGAAACATACACAATGCTGTCCCAGATTCCAGAGGACTCAATTCTGCTGAAAGTTATGTGGATCGGGTGTGATGGTAATGCCTACAGTAGAAAGATCACTGAGATGTGTGACAGGGTTAACGCCGTAAAGATGTACTCCACACTGTTCGAGTCCAAGGGAGACAGCTACGAGCAGCTCAACAAGACATACTATGGCAAGTATGGCAGAACGACCTACCAGTATGGTCTCGATGCATACGATGCTGCATGGGTGCTAGCCCTTTCATTCGCACAGGTTTATGACAAGGAAGGCAAGTTCGATCCGGATGCAGTTGCAGAGGTTATACCAAAGGTTACTGAAGAGTACAGCAAGGGAGCATATGGAGTTACCCCAGTAAGCGGATTCATCAAGCTCAACGAGTGGAACGACAGAGCTTCTGGTAACTACGCAATCTGGGGTGTTGAGGACTGTCAGTGGGTACTGAAAGGAATATGGAAGTCTGAGAAGAATGAAGTCGAATGGAAGTGATCTCCTATATACTAAAAATCTTTTTAAATTTTTTGACGGGCTAACAGCCCTTAATGGTGTGAATATAAGAGTAAAGGACAATAGAGTAACGCTCATTATTGGCCCGAACGGAAGCGGGAAAACCACATTCATAAACACCGTTTCGGGCTTTTACAAGGCCGATGAAGGTCATGTTTATTTTGAAGGATTAGAAATAACGAATAAGCCGCCCCATGAGATATATCAGAACGGCATAGTGAGGACTTTTCAGATACCACAGCCGCTGAAGAAGCTGACGGTACTGGAGAACCTGCTGATAGCAGACTACAACCCAGGAGAGAGCGTAGTTGGCAGTCTACTCCCAGGATGGAAGAAGTATGAGGAAGACCTTGTGGAGAGAGCATTCGATGTGCTGAAGTTCCTGAAGATAGACCACCTGTGGGACAACCTGGCGTATCAGCTGAGCGGGGGGCAGCTAAAGCTTTTAGAGATTGGCAGGGCAATGATGACCGATGCAAAACTGATAATAATGGATGAACCAGTAGCTGGAGTTAACCCAGTTCTTGCAAAGTCCATACTGGACAGGATAAAGGAGTTGAAAGCCAGAGGTTACACATTCCTCATAGTGGAGCACAGGCTGGATCTCGTTTTGCCATATGTTGACTACATATATGTGATGGCAAACGGTAGTGTGATTGCAGAAGGTGTTGAAGAGGATATAATGAGCAACAGAGAAGTGATAGAGGTGTATTTGGGTGATACGGGCGGAAGAACTTAATGCTGGATATAAGGAGGTTCAGGTCCTATTTGATATAAATGCAGAGGTAAAAAAGAACCAGATCACAACAATAGTAGGCCCGAACGGGAGTGGAAAGAGCACGCTGCTGAAGACTCTATTCGGACTAACGAACATTTACTCAGGGAAGGTCATCTACAAGGATGACGATATCACATACACTCCTCCACATGACAGAACCAAGCTTGGCATAGCATATCTTCCTCAAGTAGACAATGTGTTCACGAACCTGACAGTAGAGGAGAACCTGAAAATTGCTGGATACACACTCGATGACGGTGAATACGAAGAAAGAAGAGAGATAGCCTTAAACGCTTTTCCGGAGCTAAAAGACTACCTAAACAGAAAAGCTGGAACGCTTAGTGGTGGAGAGAGGCAGTTTCTTGCTATAGCTACAGCCCTGATCAGAAAATCAGAGCTCTTAATGCTGGATGAGCCTACAGCACAGCTATCTCCAAAGTTTGCAGAGATCATCTTCAACAAAATACTAGAACTTAGGGATGACTTCAGGCTTACGATCGCACTGGTTGAGCAGAATGTCAAAAGGGCTTTGGAGATTAGCGAGAAAGCATACTTGCTTATAAGCGGCAGGGTCGCGTTTGATGGGAAAGCAAGAGAACTGCTGGAACACGAAAAGTTCGAGAGAATGTGCATGGGGTTATTGGATTAATTTAAATATTTTTATTTTTTCCTGCATTATTTGAGATTTCCATCATAATCTCGAGCTTTCAATCACAGCTGGGTGAGTCCTCCACAGCCACTTTTTGAGTTAAAAAACACAACCTCGTCGTGTTCGATTTTGTAATACCATTTCTTTAGATTCTCTTCAGGAAAGGCAGATCTAAGTAAAATAGCGTACCTCAGAAACTCGTCATCTCTTTCCTCAATACCCAGCCTTAATATATTGTACGAAAAGCTCCTGAGGATGCCAATCACCTTTTCAGAGAACATCTCAACATTCATCACAGTAAGCACATCGAGATCTGCCTTATACCTATCGAGACCTGAAATTCTGGGATATATCCCGACGAGATTTTCTTCACCCACCATAGTATAGTAAAAACACAATCCTGTAACTACTGCAAGAGTTCTCCCTTCCACTTTTTTCAAGAAATTTCCAATATAGCCTGTTATTATTGGAGCTGATCCCTCGATACTCTTATCCTCATGCCTGCCAAATACAGATATTATATTTTCTTTAGATATTAATTCACCAATTTGGGTAAGAAGAAATTTGTCCGCATCGAAAAAAGATATCAGGAATACATGCTCATATTCATCCCTAACAACCTCGAGATACTTTTTAATAAAAATACCTTCCTCTACCCCAGTTTCGACCTCTATCAGAGATGGAGAATTTTTTAAACTCGAAATGGCAAAAATCTGCAAAGGGTTCATACTACAGAACATATGTTTTCAGTATTTCTATCGCCTCTTTCAGGCTATTCGGCTGTTCTTTGAACCCCACTAGTTCTTTTACTTCCTGAATTAATAGTAGTTCAAAAAATCTTCCGCTGTACTCACCGAATAAGTCTCTCATACTATCTACAAACTTTTCCGGATTTTCATAAGCCATATCCAATCCCTTACCTTCTCTGCTTTCAAGGTGGACTTCCAGTATCTTCAGCAGAGTTGGATCCGTTTTTTTAATTGCATTTTTAACAGCAGTTATGACAAGATCTCTGGGCGACGAGTACTCTATCATTTACACCACCTCACCCGATTATTCTAATCCCGTCATCGGTTATCTCATACGAATGGATTTTTCTGGAGTGGTCGGTACTTCTTGATTTCAATATCAGCAGCTTCCTATGGACAGAATCGTTTTCAAGTTCATACCATAGAAGTACGATGTTGTCCGACAGTGTGCTCAGGCCAGTCTGAGGTATTTTTCTCAGATTACCTTCAAGATTAAGA
This genomic window contains:
- a CDS encoding branched-chain amino acid ABC transporter ATP-binding protein gives rise to the protein MIRAEELNAGYKEVQVLFDINAEVKKNQITTIVGPNGSGKSTLLKTLFGLTNIYSGKVIYKDDDITYTPPHDRTKLGIAYLPQVDNVFTNLTVEENLKIAGYTLDDGEYEERREIALNAFPELKDYLNRKAGTLSGGERQFLAIATALIRKSELLMLDEPTAQLSPKFAEIIFNKILELRDDFRLTIALVEQNVKRALEISEKAYLLISGRVAFDGKARELLEHEKFERMCMGLLD
- a CDS encoding ABC transporter substrate-binding protein, translating into MSLRKLVLVIAIAALLMACAQQAEKPVPTPAEKTPTAENTPEVKEVEIPIGVLVDLSGPLTTYGEDIKATVEIAKDEINKYFEEKGKPYRVKVYVEDTRVDPKVALDKVQALHGKGVRLIIGPMGSGEVKNIADYVTANKIIIISPSSTAIPQLLGITKPEEKKFIFRFVAPDTFQTKAIAKEVQELGIKGVVITYVGNAWGKGLADAAKPLFEEYGIEVAKVVEYPDPPPADFSQYINAIEDGIKNLADKYGTEKIAVVAFSYEETYTMLSQIPEDSILLKVMWIGCDGNAYSRKITEMCDRVNAVKMYSTLFESKGDSYEQLNKTYYGKYGRTTYQYGLDAYDAAWVLALSFAQVYDKEGKFDPDAVAEVIPKVTEEYSKGAYGVTPVSGFIKLNEWNDRASGNYAIWGVEDCQWVLKGIWKSEKNEVEWK
- a CDS encoding ABC transporter ATP-binding protein, with protein sequence MKSNGSDLLYTKNLFKFFDGLTALNGVNIRVKDNRVTLIIGPNGSGKTTFINTVSGFYKADEGHVYFEGLEITNKPPHEIYQNGIVRTFQIPQPLKKLTVLENLLIADYNPGESVVGSLLPGWKKYEEDLVERAFDVLKFLKIDHLWDNLAYQLSGGQLKLLEIGRAMMTDAKLIIMDEPVAGVNPVLAKSILDRIKELKARGYTFLIVEHRLDLVLPYVDYIYVMANGSVIAEGVEEDIMSNREVIEVYLGDTGGRT
- a CDS encoding DUF3227 domain-containing protein; this encodes MIEYSSPRDLVITAVKNAIKKTDPTLLKILEVHLESREGKGLDMAYENPEKFVDSMRDLFGEYSGRFFELLLIQEVKELVGFKEQPNSLKEAIEILKTYVL